The Actinomadura graeca nucleotide sequence GTGGTACTCGCCGCGGAACGGGATGATCGCGGGGGCGGGGGAGTCGCCCGCCATGCGGGCGACGCGGTCGGAGTGCAGGCCCGCGCACACCACGAGGCGGTCGAAGACGAGCTCCTCGGCGCGGGAGGCGACGGTGACCGCCTCGCCCCTGCGGCCCAGCCGGACGACCTCGAATCCGAGGCGAACCTCGCCGCCGCCCTTGACGACGTCGTCGGCGAACGCGCGGGCGACCGCCGGGAAGTCGACGATCGCCGTGGTCGGGGAGTGCAGGGCGGCGACCCCGGCTGCGTGCGGCTCGATCTCGCGCAGCTCGGCGGCGCCCAGCCGCCGCAGTCCCGGTACCCCGTTGGCCGTCGCGCGGCGCTCGATCTCTTCCAGCGGGCCCGTCTCGGCGGCGTTCCGGGCGACGACGATCTTGCCGCACTCCTCGTAGGGGAGGTTCCGGTCCGCACAGTATTCCTTGAGGAGTCCGATCCCGCGGCGGCACAGCGTCGCCTTCAGCGAGCCCGGCGCGTAGTACAGGCCCGCGTGCGCGACGCCGCTGTTGTGCCCCGTCTGGTGGGCCGCGACGCGGTCCTCCTTGTCCAGGACCGTCACCCTCACGTCCGGGCGCGTCTCGGTCAGCCGGCGCGCGATGGCCAGCCCGAGGATGCCCGCGCCGACCACGCCGATCCTTGTCTCCGCCACACCCCGCACCCTACGGGGAGATCAGCTCCCGAGGCGCTTGCGGCCCTGGGCGCGCACCCTCTTGCGCTGGGACGGGTCCAGCATCATGTAGGCGACGACGGGCAGGGCGACGACGCCCAGGACGATGAGCAGGGCGATCAGCGGGCCGAGGATCTTGAGGGCGATGAGCGAGACCACCACACCGCCGACGACGTAGACGACTTTCTTTCCCATCCCTGCACCTCCGAGGCTCTACCGGGAGAACGGCCGCCGCGTGGTCGTGGTTCCGGGACCGTCCGTCATCCACGATATATCGCGTGCGCGGGAACCGTCAGATGCGCAGGGAGAGCTGGCCGCCGCCCAGGGTGCGCAGGACGTCGGCGTGCAGCTTGCCGTTGGTGCACACGACGCTGCCGCCGTCCGGGCCCGGGACGCCGGACAGGTCGGTGAACATCCCGCCGGCCTCCTCCACGATGACCTGGAGCGCCGCGAGGTCCCACAGGGACACCTCGGGCTCGGTGGAGATGTCGATGGCGCCCTCGGCGACCATCATGTGCGACCAGAAGTCGCCGTACGCGCGCGTCCGCCACACCTCGCGGGTGAGGTCCAGGAACCGGTCGAGGCGGCCCTGCTCCTCCCAGCCGCTCAGGCTGGAGAACGACATCGACGCGTCCGAGAGGTCCGAGACGGCCGAGACGTTCATCCTGGTCGCGCGGGTCAGGCTGCGGCCCGTCCAGGAGCCGCCGCCGCGCGCCGCCCACCAGCGGCGGTTCAGGGCGGGCGCCGACACGATGCCCACGACGATCTGGTCGTTCTCCATCAGCGCGATGAGCGTCGCCCAGACGGGCACGCCGCGGACGAAGTTCTTCGTGGCGTCGATCGGGTCGATGATCCAGCAGCGGTTGCCGTAGCCCGTCTTGCCGTACTCCTCGCCCACCACCGCGTCGCGGGGGCGGGCCCGCTTCAGCGTGCCGCGGATCTGCTCCTCCACGCTGCGGTCGGCGTCGCTGACCGGCGTCAGGTCCGGCTTGGTCTCGATCTGGAGATCGAGCGCGCGGAAACGCCTGGTCGTGATGTCGTCGGCCCCGTCCGCCAGTACGTGCGCGAGACGCAGGTCATCGGAATAGCCCGCCACGGCGTGCAACGCTACCCTGATCACGCGGGGCGCCGACACACTTACCCATGCGGTTCCGGCTTTTCGGTCGTCCCGGTAGGGCGCGCCGAGGGCGTTGCGGACCGTTCCCGGGGCGGTGAGATGGCAGCATGGAGCCCATGGCGCACGACCTTCCCGGGTGGGTGGCCGAGCTGACCGACCCACGCCGGGCCCAGACGCTCGACGAGCTCGCCGACCGCCTCGTCCCCCTGGCCGAGCACGCCATCGATGTGTCCCGTCGATTGCAGGCGCAACTCAACGAGCTCAACGACCCGTTCAAACGCGAGGCCCTCTACGGGCGGGTGGAACGGCTGAAGGCCCGTGCGGGCGAGGCCCTGGAGGAGATCACGGCGGAGATCGCCGCCTCGGGGGAGGAGCGCATCGAGCGGGTGTGGGCCGACTGGGCCGAGCGCGCCGGGCCGGGCGACCGCGGGGCCCGCGAGCGGGAGCTGCGGCGGCGGCTCGACAGCGACATCGTCCCCGCCCTGTCCAAGCAGCAGCAGGACGTGGCGGAGCGGGTCGCCGCGCGGACGTCGGCGGCGCTGGAGGAGGCGACGCAGACGCTGCTGACCCGCGTCGAGGAACTGGCGAAGGCCGTGACGGACCTGATCCACGAGGTGCTGCCGCTCGCCCGCGAGGGCCTGTCCCTGGCCAGCCGCATCTCCACGCTGTCGAGCCACGCCCGGAAGGCCGGCCGGGGCCCGATCCCCGGCGAGCTGAAGGACGCGGGGGCCGAGACGGCGCGCGCGTTCGACGAGGCGGTCGCCCGGCTGGAGCTGGAGTGGGCCGCGCTCGGTGCCCGCTCGGCGAGCGTCCGGGCGGCTCTGCGGGGGGCGGAGGAGAGCGCGTTCAGCCAGGTCACCGAGGAGATGACGCGGTGCGTGGAGGAGCTGGCCCCCGAGCACGTCAAGGCGCTGAACGAGGCCGAGGCCCGGGCCCGCACGCTGTTCGAGGAGCCCGCCGGCGGCTGACGGTCAGACCGCCTGCGGGAAGCTGAACAGGCGGCCGGGGTCGTAGGCCGCCTTCGCCTTCGCGAGCCGTTCCAGGTTGGCGCCGTAGTAGGCGCGCGCCCAGCCCTTCAGCGAGCCGTCGACGTAGTTCACGTAGGCGGTGCCGCCGAGGTAGGGCTCCATCGCCTGGTGCGTCCCGTCCAGCCAGGCCGCGTCGGGGGCGAGGTACTGGACGCAGAACAGCGCGGCCCGGTGCGGGAACGCCGTGTCGCCGGGGCGCACCCGCCCGATGGCGCCGCCCATCGCGTCCATCAGCACGGACCGGTCGGCGACGCCGTTCCCCTGCTCGAAGCGCCGCAGCAGCGCGCCGATCGCGGCGTCCGGCAGCGGCCGGTACGCGACGTGCGACCGGCCGGCGTAGTCCGTCCTCGGGAAGGCGCCGCCGGGCCGCTGACCGGGAAGGGTGCCCTGGCCGTGGCATTGCTCGACCGTGTTCCCGGCGCAGCCGGCCATGAACTTCATCGCGTCCATGTAGGGGCGGGCCCGGGCGCTGGACGTGCCGGGATCGACGCCGGCCGCCGCGGTGAGCCGGTCCATGTGCGGCCCGGCGTCGTCGAGCGCCACCCCGGACACCTCCACGCTCGGGACGCCGTCGGACGGCCGGCTGTTGAGCTGGAGGCTCGTCCACACGGAGTCCGGCGCGGACGGCGCCCAGCGCTGCCAGCCGCGGATCGCCTCGGCGGCCCGCGACCAGGGCCAGCGCAGGGTGAACGGCGTGACGTCGCCGACGCGGTGCGTGCGGAAGGTGAACGAGACGGCGACCCCGAAGTTCCCGCCGCCCCCGCCCCGGCATGCCCAGAACAGCTCTGCGTCGCGGCGGGCGTCGCAGACCCGGATCCGCCCGTCCGCGGTCACGACCTCGACCGACTCCAGGACGTCGCAGGTGAGCCCGTACGCGCGGGACGTGACGCCCAGGCCGCCGCCCAGCGTCAGCCCGGCCACCCCGACCGTCGGGCAGCTTCCGGCCGGGACGCCCACGCCCTCGCGGGCGAGCCGGTCGTAGAGATCGATCAGCCGGGTCCCCGCGCCGACGGTGGCGCGGCCGCCGTCCACCGTCACCGCGCTCATCGCGGAGACGTCGATGACCAGGCCGGTGCCCGTGGACCAGCCCGCGTAGCTGTGCCCGCCGCAGCGCACCGCCACCGGCACCTTGCTCCGGACGGCGAACGCCAGGCAGGTGCTCACGTCCGCGGGGGACGCGCAGTAGGCGATCCCCTGCGGCCGTATGCCGTCGTACCTGGGGATGTAGAGGCGGCGCGCCTCGTCGTAGGAGTCGTCATCGGGACGGACGAGCCTGCCCTTGAGGTACTTGGGCAGCGCGTCCCAGCCGGAAGGGGTCACGGTCGCTCCAGGGGACCCGGCGGCGGGCCGCGTCGCCCGCGCGGGCGACGGCCGGTCCTCGCCGGAGCACCCGGCAGCGGCCAGGCCGCCCAGGGCCGCCTTGAGCACCGCTCGCCGTTCCATGCGGTCATTGTCCCGGGCTCGGGACGGCGCCCGGAGCGTTTTGGGAAACGTCTCGAAATAGGGGACATGGCCTCCCGGGGCGGACCGGCGGCCCGTGTCCGGCTACTCGGCCTCGCCCTCGCGGCTGGCGAGCAGGCGGCGCAGGGAGTCCAGGCGGGCGCGGCTGGCGTGGCCGTCCTCCACCCAGCCGTCCAGGCCGCAGTCGTCCTGGAGGTGGTCGCACTGCGGCGGGCAGCGCTCCGCCGCGCCCTCGGCGAGGTCCTCGAACGCCTGGACGACGTTCTCCGGCTCGACGTGCGCCAGCCCGAAGCTCCGCACGCCCGGCGTGTCGATGATCCAGCCGTCGCCGCCGGGCAGCTCCAGCGCGATGGCCGAGGACGAGGTGTGCCGGCCGCGCCCGGTGACCGCGTTGACGTGGCTGACCGCGCGCTCGGCGTCCGGGACCAGCGCGTTGACCAGGGTGGACTTCCCGACGCCGGAGTGACCGACGAGCACGCTGGTGTGCCCGGACAGATGGCCGCGCAGCTCCTCCAGGCCGCCGCCGCGCCGGGTCACGACGTAGGGGACGCCGATCGGCGCGTACTCGGCGACCAGCCCGGCGGGGTCGGCGAGGTCGGCCTTGGTGAGGCAGAGCAGCGGGTCCATCCCCGCGTCGTAGGCGGCGACGAGCTGCCGGTCGATCATGCGGGGGCGGGGCTCCGGATCGGCGAGGGCCGTGACGATCACGAGCCGGTCGGCGTTCGCGACGATGATCCGCTCGAACGGGTCGGTGTCGTCGGCGGTGCGGCGCAGCGACGACGTCCGCGGCTCCACCCGGACGATCCGGGCGAGGGTGTCGGTGTCGCCCGACACGTCCCCGACCAGCGCGACGTGGTCGCCGACGACGACGCCCTTGCGGCCGAGCTCGCGGGCCCGCATGGCGGTGACGGCGCGCTCCCCGGGGGCCCCGGCGTTCACCAGGCAGCGGTAGCGGCCGCGGTCCACGGCGGTGACGAACCCGGGGGAGGCGTCCTCGTGCGCGGGACGGCGGCGGGTGCGCGGGCGTGACCCGCGGCGCCCGGGGCGCACCCGGACGTCGTCCTCGTCGTAGTCGCGTGCTCGTCGTGCCAGTGGTCCGCGTCCCTGTCTCAGGCGGGCGCCAGCATCGACGCCCACAACCCTGTGAAGTCCGGAAGAGTCTTGCCCACGGTGGCCGGGTTCTCCACCCGCACGCCGGGAACGGCGAGTCCCAGCACCGCCGCGGCCATGACCATCCGGTGGTCGTCGTAGGTGTGGAAGACGCCGCCGTGCAGCGGCCTCGGCCGGATCTCCAGGCCGTCCGGCAGCTCGCGCGCGTCCCCGCCCAGCGCGTTGATCTCGGTGACCAGCGCCGCCAGCCGGTCGGTCTCGTGGCCGCGCAGGTGCGCGATCCCCGTCAGCCGGGACGGCGAGTCCGCGAGCGCGGCGAGCGCGGCGAGCACCGGCGTCAGCTCCCCGACCTCGTGCAGGTCGGCGTCCAGCCCGCAGAACCCGCCCGGGCCCCGCACGGTCAGGCCGTCCGGCCCCCGGGAGACCTCGGCGCCCATGGCGGCGAGCAGGCCGCGCAGCGCGTCGCCCGGCTGGGTCGTCGCCTCCGGCCAGCCGGGGACGGTCACCCGGCCGCCCGTCACCAGCGCGGCGCCCAGGAACTGCGCGGCGTTCGACAGGTCCGGCTCGATGGGCCACTCGCGGGCCCGGACGGGACCGGGCGCGACGTGCCAGACGTCCTCGCCGGTCTCGACCGCCACCCCGGCGTCCCGCAGCATCCGGACGGTCATCGCCAGGTGCGGCGCCGACGGCACCGGCGGCCCCTCGTGCCGGACCTCCACGCCCTTCTCGAACCGCGGGGCGGCCAGCAGCAGCCCCGACACCAGCTGCGACGACCCGGACGCGTCGATCGTGACCGGCCCGCCCCGCACCGCGCCGGTGCCCCGCACGGTGAAGGGCAGCGCCCCGCGCCCGCCGTCGTCGACGTCGGCGCCGAGCGCCCGCAGCGCGGTGATGATCGGGCCCATCGGCCGCTCGCGGGCGCGCGGGTCGCCGTCGACCGCGACCTTGCCGGACGCGAGCGCCGCGACCGGCGGCAGGAACCGCATCACGGTCCCGGCCAGGCCCACGTCCACCCGCGCCGGGCCGGTGAGGTCCGCCGGGAGCACCCGCCAGCCGTCGTGGCCCCCGCCGGCCTCGTCGGCCTCGATCCCGGCGCCCAGGGCGCGCAGGGCCCCGGCCATCAGCTCGGTGTCCCTGCTGCGCAGGGGCCGGGTGACGCGGGACGGGCCCTCGGCCAGCGCGGCGAGGACCAGCGCCCGGTTCGTCATCGACTTCGAGCCGGGCAGCGGCACGGTGGCGTCGACCGGGACGTGCGCGACCGGGGCCGGCCAGTGCGGTGAGGACATACCCGCAAGGCTATCGGCCCCGGTCGGCGGAGGCGTTCCGAAGATCATCCGATGAAGACGTAGTCGGCCTTGTACGGGACGCGGACCAGGGGCCGCGTCGCCGGGTCGCAGGTCCCGGCGGGGGCGACGCCGCCGACCGTGTTCAGCCTCAGGATCTGCGCCGTGCTCGACAGCAGGCCGCCTTGCGCGCCGGTCTGCGTGGCGTCCAGCACCAGCTCGGGGATGTTGCCATCGCCGTGCGGGGTCTTGATCACGGCCTTGCCCGTCACCGCGCTGCCGTCGGGGGCCACCCACTGCGGCGGGCCCGCGGGCCCGGGGTTGACGAAGCTGTGGCGCACCGAGTCCTCCAGCACCGCGGCGACGCCCTCCTGGGTGTAGGCGTTCCCGCCGGACGGCTGCGCGGTGCAGCGGTAGATCTGCCCACCCGACACGACCGCCCTGGTGAACGCCCGGGGGGTGCGGCCGGGGGCGGGGGCGAGCTGGCCGCGCACGGCGCCACCGGGGAACTCGGCGGTGTGCAGGTTGGTGTAGAAGCCGCCGGGCGCGTTCGTGATCTCGCGCGCCAGGCCGGGCGCGACCTGCGAGACGCCGGCGATGCCGGTCACCGACGCCGGGAGCCCGGACGGCGCGGCGAACAGGTCCGCCACGACCGGCCCGTTGGCGCCCCGGGCGCCCCGGTGGATGTGCCCGAGGGTGGGCGGCGCGATCGACGACCAGGTGAGATTCCACGCCAGCGTCCCGTCGTGGGCGCGGGCCAGCCCGCTCGCCCGGCCGTCCGGGTCGCCGGTCGGCTTGCCGTCCGGCGCCGGGACCTCCTGCGCCCCGTCCGCGATGGACTGGAGCGTCGAGGGGGAGCCGCCGTTCAGGACCCCGTTGAGGTCGGCGGGCCGGGTCAGCTTGTGCAGCTGCCCGCGGACGGCGCCGCCGGGGAACTCACCGGTGTGCAGGTTGGCGTAGAGGCCGCCCGGGTCGTCGCGGAGCCGGGCGAGGGTGTCCTTGTCGGTGATCGTGACGGTGCCGGTCACGGCCCTGGCCGACCCCGGCAGGGTCCCCGCGAAGAACGGCACCTTGACCGCGCCGTTGGTCCCGGCGGCGCCCAGGTGGATGTGCCCGGCGGTCGGGGCCGCGATGTTCTGCCAGCGCAGCGCGTACCAGAGGCGGTCGCCCTGGATCCGCAGCACCGCCAGGGCCCTGCCGTCACGGTCCCCGACGGCGGGCCCGCCCTTCGCCGGCACCTCGTTGCCGCCGTTGAGGCTCGCGGCGAGGAAGGTCACGTCGTCCCGGCCACCGGCGGTCCCGGGTCGGCCGCCCGCGGCACCGGCCATTCCCGCCGCGCCGGCGACGCCCGCCCCGGCGGCGATGAAAGCGGCGGCGGCGAGCGCCGGAAGTGCGATTTTACGAATGGACATCGATTTATCCCTGGTCTCTAGGATCGTCCGTCACTTCGGCTGTGCGGAAATGTTGTTCTGCCTTCAACCAGTCGCACGGACGGCGCCGGGCCCAGGGTTCAGTGGTGACAGGTCTTTTTTGCGTGCAGAAGATGATGGAGCGTGCC carries:
- the rsgA gene encoding ribosome small subunit-dependent GTPase A, whose protein sequence is MGVDAGARLRQGRGPLARRARDYDEDDVRVRPGRRGSRPRTRRRPAHEDASPGFVTAVDRGRYRCLVNAGAPGERAVTAMRARELGRKGVVVGDHVALVGDVSGDTDTLARIVRVEPRTSSLRRTADDTDPFERIIVANADRLVIVTALADPEPRPRMIDRQLVAAYDAGMDPLLCLTKADLADPAGLVAEYAPIGVPYVVTRRGGGLEELRGHLSGHTSVLVGHSGVGKSTLVNALVPDAERAVSHVNAVTGRGRHTSSSAIALELPGGDGWIIDTPGVRSFGLAHVEPENVVQAFEDLAEGAAERCPPQCDHLQDDCGLDGWVEDGHASRARLDSLRRLLASREGEAE
- the lhgO gene encoding L-2-hydroxyglutarate oxidase — its product is MAETRIGVVGAGILGLAIARRLTETRPDVRVTVLDKEDRVAAHQTGHNSGVAHAGLYYAPGSLKATLCRRGIGLLKEYCADRNLPYEECGKIVVARNAAETGPLEEIERRATANGVPGLRRLGAAELREIEPHAAGVAALHSPTTAIVDFPAVARAFADDVVKGGGEVRLGFEVVRLGRRGEAVTVASRAEELVFDRLVVCAGLHSDRVARMAGDSPAPAIIPFRGEYHRLVPARTDLVRGLIYPVPDPRYPFLGVHFTRRVDGGVDIGPNAVLALAREGYRRRDVRAADLWETLRWPGFRHLARRHWRTGVREVYGSAVRRAFVAEARSFVPELTAADVVPAPAGVRAQAVDPDGSLVDDFRIGRRGPVTTLRNAPSPAATSSLAIAEHVTAGL
- the hisN gene encoding histidinol-phosphatase gives rise to the protein MAGYSDDLRLAHVLADGADDITTRRFRALDLQIETKPDLTPVSDADRSVEEQIRGTLKRARPRDAVVGEEYGKTGYGNRCWIIDPIDATKNFVRGVPVWATLIALMENDQIVVGIVSAPALNRRWWAARGGGSWTGRSLTRATRMNVSAVSDLSDASMSFSSLSGWEEQGRLDRFLDLTREVWRTRAYGDFWSHMMVAEGAIDISTEPEVSLWDLAALQVIVEEAGGMFTDLSGVPGPDGGSVVCTNGKLHADVLRTLGGGQLSLRI
- a CDS encoding CHRD domain-containing protein, whose translation is MSIRKIALPALAAAAFIAAGAGVAGAAGMAGAAGGRPGTAGGRDDVTFLAASLNGGNEVPAKGGPAVGDRDGRALAVLRIQGDRLWYALRWQNIAAPTAGHIHLGAAGTNGAVKVPFFAGTLPGSARAVTGTVTITDKDTLARLRDDPGGLYANLHTGEFPGGAVRGQLHKLTRPADLNGVLNGGSPSTLQSIADGAQEVPAPDGKPTGDPDGRASGLARAHDGTLAWNLTWSSIAPPTLGHIHRGARGANGPVVADLFAAPSGLPASVTGIAGVSQVAPGLAREITNAPGGFYTNLHTAEFPGGAVRGQLAPAPGRTPRAFTRAVVSGGQIYRCTAQPSGGNAYTQEGVAAVLEDSVRHSFVNPGPAGPPQWVAPDGSAVTGKAVIKTPHGDGNIPELVLDATQTGAQGGLLSSTAQILRLNTVGGVAPAGTCDPATRPLVRVPYKADYVFIG
- the aroA gene encoding 3-phosphoshikimate 1-carboxyvinyltransferase codes for the protein MSSPHWPAPVAHVPVDATVPLPGSKSMTNRALVLAALAEGPSRVTRPLRSRDTELMAGALRALGAGIEADEAGGGHDGWRVLPADLTGPARVDVGLAGTVMRFLPPVAALASGKVAVDGDPRARERPMGPIITALRALGADVDDGGRGALPFTVRGTGAVRGGPVTIDASGSSQLVSGLLLAAPRFEKGVEVRHEGPPVPSAPHLAMTVRMLRDAGVAVETGEDVWHVAPGPVRAREWPIEPDLSNAAQFLGAALVTGGRVTVPGWPEATTQPGDALRGLLAAMGAEVSRGPDGLTVRGPGGFCGLDADLHEVGELTPVLAALAALADSPSRLTGIAHLRGHETDRLAALVTEINALGGDARELPDGLEIRPRPLHGGVFHTYDDHRMVMAAAVLGLAVPGVRVENPATVGKTLPDFTGLWASMLAPA
- a CDS encoding FAD-binding oxidoreductase; translation: MERRAVLKAALGGLAAAGCSGEDRPSPARATRPAAGSPGATVTPSGWDALPKYLKGRLVRPDDDSYDEARRLYIPRYDGIRPQGIAYCASPADVSTCLAFAVRSKVPVAVRCGGHSYAGWSTGTGLVIDVSAMSAVTVDGGRATVGAGTRLIDLYDRLAREGVGVPAGSCPTVGVAGLTLGGGLGVTSRAYGLTCDVLESVEVVTADGRIRVCDARRDAELFWACRGGGGGNFGVAVSFTFRTHRVGDVTPFTLRWPWSRAAEAIRGWQRWAPSAPDSVWTSLQLNSRPSDGVPSVEVSGVALDDAGPHMDRLTAAAGVDPGTSSARARPYMDAMKFMAGCAGNTVEQCHGQGTLPGQRPGGAFPRTDYAGRSHVAYRPLPDAAIGALLRRFEQGNGVADRSVLMDAMGGAIGRVRPGDTAFPHRAALFCVQYLAPDAAWLDGTHQAMEPYLGGTAYVNYVDGSLKGWARAYYGANLERLAKAKAAYDPGRLFSFPQAV